Genomic segment of Candidatus Protochlamydia amoebophila UWE25:
TTTTCAACAAACAATTTCTCAAGGTGTCACTTTGGTTGATTTTTATGCCACTTGGTGTGGGCCTTGCAGAATGATAGCTCCAATTGTTGAACAATTATCTACTACGCTACAGGGGAAAGCAAAAGTTGCTAAACTTGATATTGATCAAGCGCAAAGCACAACGGCAGATTTGCAAATTACCTCTGTACCGACGTTGATCGTTTTTAAAGATGGAAAAGAAGTGAAAAGAGTGGTTGGAGTAAAAGATTTAGATTATCTCTTAAATCTCGTTCAATCTTTTACTTAATATTTACAATACTTGACTCAAGAGAAATTTTCTTGAGTCAAGTTCTTTTTTTTATCTCTTAACTATTTAAGTTAAGTAGAATTTTTTTTGTTATGGTAATTTTTTTCCCAAGATAGAAGCGAATGCAAATTCGAATTCAATAATAGTTTATCCTTTTAGACTATTTCCTTTTTTCCTTGAACACACAAACCTTACTATTTTTGTTACCTTGTTAAATTTTTCAGCGATGACCGGTTCAAAAGTTTGGAAATACAGGATTAAAACGACTAAAACTCTCAAAAGGTCATTTTTACCCTTTGTTAGGGTAGAATGTGAATTTAATGCATTTAAATCTAAGTCATTCCTATTAAAAGAGTTTTTACATTTCAATTTTAACCTAAATCAAAAAAAATTTTATGATTTAATATCCACTGTTTCTGATAAATGCTAGACGTGCTAAGTTTCGGGAAAGCAATAATGGATGGTTAACAGCATGGACTCTCATAATCTGAAGATTGTACTCATTTTAGCCTTTGGTTTTTCTTTAGCAGGAATTTTGGGTTATATTACTCACCGTTTAAAGCTCTCACCGATTTTGGGCTACTTACTTGCTGGATATATTATAGGTCCTTATTCCCCGGGCTTTGTTGCAGATGTCAATGTCTCTGAACAACTAGCTGAAATTGGCGTTGTTTTAATGCTCTTTGGAGTGGGTTTACATCTAAAATGGGAAGATTTAGTCAACGTAAAAAATATTGCAATACCGGGTGCGATAGGACAAACTTTAGTCGCTGCCGCATGTGGGGCTTGGATCGTTTATGCAATTGGTTGGCCTATTGAAGTGGGAATTATTGTTGGTTTGGCTATTGGCGTGGCTAGTACAGTTGTTCTTGTCAGAGTTTTATCTGATAATCATCTTTTAGATACGTTAGAAGGTCATGTTTCCATAGGTTGGTTAATCGTTGAAGATATTTTGACTGTTATAGTTTTGATTTTATTACCTGTTATTTCTACCTTTGCTAAAGAAGGAAATCTTCCTTTAATTGAATTATTAGAGACTTTAGGTTGGACAGTTTTTAAATTTCTCCTTTTAGCTCTAGTCATGTTCACATTTGGAAAAAAAATTGTGACTTTTATTCTTATGCATATTGCTAGGCTTAGATCACATGAGCTTTTTACACTCGCTTTGTTAGCATTAACATTCATGATAGCAGTCGCTTCAGCACTAGTTTTTGGAACATCGATTGCATTGGGTGCATTTATCGCGGGGATGGTGATCGGGCAAACCCACGTAAAACATCAAGCAGCAGCCAACGCTCTTCCGATGAAAGATGCATTTGCAGTTATTTTCTTTTTAACTGTAGGGATGATTTTTAATCCCATGGCGATTATGGAGAATTTTACACTTTTTATAGGGATTTTAGCGATTGTTGTTGTTATTAAACCACTTGCAGCATTTTTAATTGTAGTGGTCATGCGTTATCCTGTCAAAGTTGCTTTGACAGTTGCCTTGGCACTTGCTCAAATTGGAGAGTTTTCTTTTATCTTGGGTGAAGAAGCAATTAAATTTCATCTTTTACCTGATGAAGGCTATGATATTATTGTTGCTTGTGCTCTTATCTCTATCTCTATCAACCCTCTCTTATTTAAAGGTATTAACTTTTTACAGAATTCTATCGAATCTGTGCAAAATACCTATAATCCTTTAGTTCCCAATGATATTCCTCCAGTTTTTCATTCTCTTCACGCAATTGTTATTGGATTTGGGCCTTTAGGTCGAGCTATTGCGCAGACTTTAGAACAGCAAAATTTTGATGTGACTGTGATTGACCAAAATGTAGATACAATTGCTTTCTTAAGTGATAGCCATCAACGAGCTGTTTTTGGAGATGCTACACTTCCTACCATTTTAGAAGATGCTCATATTAAAGATGCTGATTTGCTACTGATTACTGTTCCGAATTTGAATATAACTTTAAAAATTATTCAAGTCGCACAACCTCTCAATTCAGAAATGAAAATTTTGGCTCGAGCTAATTATTTAACAGACCAACAAAAGTTACAGAACTTAAATATTCAATCAGTATGTAGTGAAGAAGAAACAAAGCAAGCGTTTATCAAAATGGTCGACCGGATTGTAAAAGAAGAACTTGAGGCTTAAAACTAAGTTAATAAAGGCTTAATATTATTGTTACATAAATCCTTGTTGACGCCACGCTTCATACAAGGCGATACCGGCAGAAGTAGCAAGATTTAAACAACGTACTTTTGGCTTCATAGGGATTTTAACAAATCGATTTCCCCATTTTTCTTGAAAAATGGAAGGGAGACCGCTAGTTTCTGAGCCAAATATCAGAAAAGAATCTGCAGCATAAGAAACTTCAGTATAAAGAGTTGTCGCTTTGCTAGAGAAAAAGTAAAAAGAAGCTTGTTGATTTTCTAGGTAATTTTCTAAATTTTCAATAAATGAGACGCTGACACCTTCCCAATAATCTAGACCTGCTCGCTTTAGCCATCGATCATGCGTACTGAATCCCAAAGGGTGAACCATCATTAAATCTGTTCCAGTAACGGCACAAGTTCTTACAATATTACCAGCATTTTGGGGAATTTGAGGTTGGAATAAAATAATTTTCATAGAGGAAAAGGAAATTTAATGAAAATTTGCAAGCCTAAAGTCTTGCAAATTTTCAATGAGATCGGAGTTAATGCAATTTATTAATTTTTAGCAGAAGTATTTGAAGCTTCTGGTGTTTTTGCATTTTTTTGAGCGGGCTCAAGTTCATATTCTTCTTCATCGATAAAAAGATCTTCTTCATCCGCATCATCAGCAGATTTACCTGTTTTAGTTTTCGCATCGTCTGAGTTGGCTTTTATCACTTCAATGTCAAAAATTAAAAGTTCGTTTGGAGGAAGTTGTCCGGTCGTTCCGTATCCGAGATCAGGATGAACGTAAAGACGTCTTTTTTCTCCTTCTTTCATTCCTACAATTCCTTTGCTAAAGCCAGGGATTGTTTGATCAAGAGGAATGGTAATAGGACCGTCCATTTCTTCAGAAGTTCCAAACACAGTTCCATCTTGGTATTTTCCTGTATAATGAATTTTTGGAGAAGAGTGAGGTTCAACGACTGGCCCTGTTCCTTCTTTTTCTACTGAATACTGCAGTTTGCCCGGAACGATCTCAGTGACATCTGTACTTTGGCTATTTTTTATCATAAAATCATTGGCATTTTTTAAGTTCTTTGTTGACATTTCTTTAAATGCTCTTTCTTGAACTGCTGCCATCATTTCTTCATATTCTTTTTCTGAAAGAGGGGCAGGTTTTCCAGCTGCACCTTCACGAATCCCTTTGATAATAGCTTCTAAGTCAAATTGCAAGCCAGGGGCTTGTAAATTTCGGCCGATAAAATGGCCGAAAGCTTCAGAAAGTTTTTGCATGTCAATTTGATCAGATTTTGGTGTTTCAGTCGAAGCTTGAACACTTTTATTAGTCTGATTTGTTGCTATATTGGCATCATTAGCATGCAAGACACCACATCCGATAAACATTCCAAAGCTAGCTAGAGCTAATAATTTTGTCTGTTTGAACATAAATAGACCTCCATTTGAAAGAATATTACTGTAGGCAATCTCACGAATTAAGTCCAAGAAAATTGAGAGTCAGGTACACGTATTTCTAATTCTTTAAGTTGTTCATTAGCTACCGGGGAAGGGCATTCTATCATTAGATCACTTGCTTTCTGGGTTTTAGGAAATGCAATAACATCACGAATATTTTCTGTTTGGGTTAAAATCATGATAATACGATCCAATCCTAAAGCAATTCCCAAATGAGGGGGGGTACCATAATTAAGGGCTTCTAAGAAAAATCCAAATTTTGTTTCGAGTTCTTCTGGAGAAAATTTTAACCGTTCAAAAATCTTTTGTTGGAGATCACTATTGTGAATACGTTGCGAACCTCCCCCAATTTCATAACCATTGAGAACAATGTCATAACCTGAGGAACGCATTTTCAAGGGGTTAGTTTCCATTAAATGAAGGTCTTCTAAATGTGGAGAAGTGAATGGATGATGTTCGCTCTGAAGTCTTTTTTCTTCTTCATTCCAGCTAAATAGAGGGAAATCGGTTACCCATAAAAATTCATAATGATGCGGATCGACAAGATTGCGATCTCTTGCGATTTTACGCCTTAAATGATCAAGTGCTTGATTTGTTTTAGAAGGAGTATTAGCAATCATAAAGATGATATCTCCTACTTCCATTTCCATTTCTTCAATTAACTGTTGATGAATAGACTCAGGAAAGAATTTGACAATACTTGAATTAAGACCATTTTCTTGTCTTTTAATCCAAGCCAATCCTTTTACCCCTAGGCGTCCTACAAACTCAGTATATTCATCGATTGTTTTTCGTGAAAAATCGGCCCCACCTTTGATACAAAATCCTTTCACAAGACCATTTTCTCTGATTTGATCTAAAAAGACCGAAAATGTTGTTTGGGCAGCAAGATGATTTAAATTGTGCAGTTTCATACCAAAGCGAAGATCGGGACGATCACATCCATATTCTTCCATACAAATTGCATGTGACAAGCGTTTAAATGGTG
This window contains:
- the trxA gene encoding thioredoxin, giving the protein MSDKLVHLNDDNFQQTISQGVTLVDFYATWCGPCRMIAPIVEQLSTTLQGKAKVAKLDIDQAQSTTADLQITSVPTLIVFKDGKEVKRVVGVKDLDYLLNLVQSFT
- a CDS encoding cation:proton antiporter produces the protein MDSHNLKIVLILAFGFSLAGILGYITHRLKLSPILGYLLAGYIIGPYSPGFVADVNVSEQLAEIGVVLMLFGVGLHLKWEDLVNVKNIAIPGAIGQTLVAAACGAWIVYAIGWPIEVGIIVGLAIGVASTVVLVRVLSDNHLLDTLEGHVSIGWLIVEDILTVIVLILLPVISTFAKEGNLPLIELLETLGWTVFKFLLLALVMFTFGKKIVTFILMHIARLRSHELFTLALLALTFMIAVASALVFGTSIALGAFIAGMVIGQTHVKHQAAANALPMKDAFAVIFFLTVGMIFNPMAIMENFTLFIGILAIVVVIKPLAAFLIVVVMRYPVKVALTVALALAQIGEFSFILGEEAIKFHLLPDEGYDIIVACALISISINPLLFKGINFLQNSIESVQNTYNPLVPNDIPPVFHSLHAIVIGFGPLGRAIAQTLEQQNFDVTVIDQNVDTIAFLSDSHQRAVFGDATLPTILEDAHIKDADLLLITVPNLNITLKIIQVAQPLNSEMKILARANYLTDQQKLQNLNIQSVCSEEETKQAFIKMVDRIVKEELEA
- a CDS encoding tRNA (cytidine(34)-2'-O)-methyltransferase, with protein sequence MKIILFQPQIPQNAGNIVRTCAVTGTDLMMVHPLGFSTHDRWLKRAGLDYWEGVSVSFIENLENYLENQQASFYFFSSKATTLYTEVSYAADSFLIFGSETSGLPSIFQEKWGNRFVKIPMKPKVRCLNLATSAGIALYEAWRQQGFM
- a CDS encoding FKBP-type peptidyl-prolyl cis-trans isomerase, giving the protein MFKQTKLLALASFGMFIGCGVLHANDANIATNQTNKSVQASTETPKSDQIDMQKLSEAFGHFIGRNLQAPGLQFDLEAIIKGIREGAAGKPAPLSEKEYEEMMAAVQERAFKEMSTKNLKNANDFMIKNSQSTDVTEIVPGKLQYSVEKEGTGPVVEPHSSPKIHYTGKYQDGTVFGTSEEMDGPITIPLDQTIPGFSKGIVGMKEGEKRRLYVHPDLGYGTTGQLPPNELLIFDIEVIKANSDDAKTKTGKSADDADEEDLFIDEEEYELEPAQKNAKTPEASNTSAKN
- the aspS gene encoding aspartate--tRNA ligase, with amino-acid sequence MNLMMFDYRRSHTCGQLRKEKVNSQVTLSGWVNRRRDHGGLIFIDLRDRFGLTQLVFDPIKSPTAHLAAEKLRSEWVISVKGTVIPRQEGMTNPKLPTGEIEIMVHEMDILSKSKTPPFSVSDDLIEVNEELRLKYRYLDIRRGDVAKKLITRHQAMLAVRNYLNNQGFLEISTPILGKSTPEGARDYLVPSRVYPGNFYALPQSPQIFKQLLMISGMDRYFQIAQCFRDEDLRADRQPEFTQIDMEMSFGTPEDLMNIVEDLIKTVFKTCSNIDVPTPFKRLSHAICMEEYGCDRPDLRFGMKLHNLNHLAAQTTFSVFLDQIRENGLVKGFCIKGGADFSRKTIDEYTEFVGRLGVKGLAWIKRQENGLNSSIVKFFPESIHQQLIEEMEMEVGDIIFMIANTPSKTNQALDHLRRKIARDRNLVDPHHYEFLWVTDFPLFSWNEEEKRLQSEHHPFTSPHLEDLHLMETNPLKMRSSGYDIVLNGYEIGGGSQRIHNSDLQQKIFERLKFSPEELETKFGFFLEALNYGTPPHLGIALGLDRIIMILTQTENIRDVIAFPKTQKASDLMIECPSPVANEQLKELEIRVPDSQFSWT